A stretch of Triticum aestivum cultivar Chinese Spring chromosome 1D, IWGSC CS RefSeq v2.1, whole genome shotgun sequence DNA encodes these proteins:
- the LOC123175301 gene encoding protein SCARECROW 2: MAATADPRAKPPAAPSTHHLEPWARPQQPPPLPHRVESPSGGASGARDRRRSSSHSHRGADAGDDGGIEGLRVKLMGHLRDAADRLRVPQKSPPLPPPPPPTKPKEPEPDRMARPPPPTEPPQENVADKPWKLRERTRRRPAALSSSWPAAPTPPSRRRKRAPFSVALEPEEIEEDIYALTGGRPRRRPRKRPRAVQRQLDSLFPGLWLAEVTADDYKVPDDE, encoded by the exons ATGGCGGCGACGGCAGATCCGCGGGCGAAGCCGCCGGCCGCGCCCTCGACGCACCACCTCGAGCCGTGGGCGCGCCCGCAGCAGCCGCCGCCTCTACCCCACCGCGTTGAGTCGCCCTCGGGGGGTGCGTCGGGCGCCCGCGATCGCCGCCGCTCGTCGTCTCACTCCCACCGCGGGGCCGACGCCGGAGACGACGGCGGGATCGAGGGGCTCCGCGTGAAGCTCATGGGCCACCTGCGCGACGCGGCCGACCGGCTTCGCGTGCCCCAGAAAAGTCCTCCCCTGCCCCCGCCGCCCCCACCGACCAAGCCGAAGGAGCCCGAGCCAGACCGCATGGCGCGGCCTCCACCCCCCACGGAGCCGCCACAGGAGAACGTCGCGGACAAGCCGTGGAAGCTGCGGGAACGcacgcggcggcggccggccgcgCTGTCGTCGTCATGGCCGGCGGCGCCGACTCCGCCGTCGCGACGGCGCAAGCGGGCCCCTTTCTCGGTGGCCCTGGAGCCGGAGGAGATCGAGGAGGACATCTACGCGCTGACGGGCggccggccgcggcggcggccgaggaAGCGGCCGCGCGCCGTACAGCGGCAGCTCGAT TCGCTCTTCCCCGGGCTCTGGCTGGCCGAGGTCACCGCCGACGACTACAAGGTGCCCGACGACGAGTAG